The sequence TTCAAAGGCCATTTTTGAAAATAAAAATTTACCAAAAGGCGATCAAGTTTATCGATCAAGCCGTGGTAGCGAGCCAAATTTAGCTTACGGGGCGGACTATCTTTTTAAAAGGCTAGCTGGCTTTAAAGATAGCCTAAGTCTTTTTGCTGGCTCACAACAGTCACTTCTAAACACCGAGCCTATCACGCTTAGCATCTCGCTTGGCGAGCTTAAAAATATGATCGGTCAAGAGGTTGCAAGAAACGATGTCGTTAAAATTTTAAAGAAACTTGGCTTTGAGATCGCGGTAAATGTCGAGCAAGAGAGCTTTAATGTAAAAGTGCCGTTATTTCGCCATGACATCGTAAATTCTCATGATATCTGCGAGGAGATCGTGAGGATAATAGGCATCGACAATATCGCCTCAACGCCGTTAAATTTCTCTGAGAAAAATAGGCTAAATAAGACATATTTTGACTATAAAAATTCTTTAAATTTAAGGCGCCGTGCAGCCGACAATGGCTTTTTTGAAAGCGTGCATTACGTATTTGACAACCTTGATGAGCTAAGTGAGCTAAATTTCAAGCCTTGCAAGATCAAGATACTAAATCCTATAAACAACGAGCTAAACACGCTTAGACCGGCACTTGCAAACCACCTTCTAAGCTCAAGCGAGAAAAACATCAAAAACTCAAAACGCTCAGTTAGGCTTTTTGAGCTTGGCGAAGTTTTTGACGAAAATGCAAATCAAGGTTTAAATTTAGGCTTTGTCGTATCAGGTCTTTTAAAAGAGCCAACACTGATAAACGGCGCAAAGGGCGAAGAGGCAAATTTCTACGCATTTGCAGCGATGGTGCAAAATGTAATAGGTAAATTTGAGCTAAAACCTTGCCAAGAGATATCATATCTTAGCCCATACGAGCAGGCACACATCTATCAAAATGGCGAAAAGATCGGCTATATCGGCAGAGTTGATGCGAGGGTAGAGGCAAAAAGAGATCTGCCTAAAACTTATGTCTGTGAGATTGATTTTGCGAAGCTTAAATTTGAGCCAATCCTTGCAGTGCCATACTCTAAATTTCAAAGCACGACAAGGGATCTTAGTCTCATCGTGCCTGAAAACTTCGAGGCTGGACGAATTTATGAGTGCATAAGAGGGCTAAATTTAAAAGAGTTAAAAGAGTTCTTGCCAGTTGATATCTATAAAGATGCAAAACTAAATGGTGCGATCAGCCTTAGCCTTAAATTTACATTCCAAGATATGGAAAAAACGCTCGAAGATGACGATATAAACGCGCTTATGGATAAAATTTTAAGCGAGCTAAAAGAGAAACTAAATATCGGAATAAGATGAGAATTTATCCATTAGAAAAAAGTCTAAATTTAACCATCGATGACATCGCAGCTGACAAGTCTATCTCGCATAGATGCGCGATGTTTTCGCTTTTAAGCGACAAGCCATCTCGCGTTAGAAACTACCTAAGAGCAGGCGACACTCTAAATACCTTAAAAATAGTCGAGCTCCTTGGCGCAAAAGTAGAGGATAACGGCGCTGAGATAATAATTACTCCGCCACAAAAGATAAAAGAGCCAAATGAAATTTTAGAGTGTGGCAACTCAGGCACGGCAATGAGACTTTTTATGGGGCTATTAGCCGCGCAGGACGGCTTTTTCGTGCTAAGTGGCGATAAA is a genomic window of Campylobacter concisus containing:
- the pheT gene encoding phenylalanine--tRNA ligase subunit beta, yielding MIISKHWLNEWIDLGEVSGETLSKTLNSIGLEVDSYKEINLPKSIVVGYVKSREKHPDADKLSVCQVDVGSETLQIVCGAKNVEAGQFVPVALIGTTMPNGLEIKKAKLRGIESCGMICSSTELGLPKTNDGILPLDESIGKLKLGTSLGEFEAFKDVIIEVDVTANRGDCQNLHGIAREICTALDLNMKDSHENEDSENLLGIGRIASVRTEDKVNGSFLYKAFELKNALSENLLTRLRLALIDCQKTNLVERLLEYATFCTGVLFRAYDHAKLVGEGEKAVFDIKNGENGECVVFCEDKNLGVAGIYQSDEARVDEGSKVILVEASYVKPDIVSKAIFENKNLPKGDQVYRSSRGSEPNLAYGADYLFKRLAGFKDSLSLFAGSQQSLLNTEPITLSISLGELKNMIGQEVARNDVVKILKKLGFEIAVNVEQESFNVKVPLFRHDIVNSHDICEEIVRIIGIDNIASTPLNFSEKNRLNKTYFDYKNSLNLRRRAADNGFFESVHYVFDNLDELSELNFKPCKIKILNPINNELNTLRPALANHLLSSSEKNIKNSKRSVRLFELGEVFDENANQGLNLGFVVSGLLKEPTLINGAKGEEANFYAFAAMVQNVIGKFELKPCQEISYLSPYEQAHIYQNGEKIGYIGRVDARVEAKRDLPKTYVCEIDFAKLKFEPILAVPYSKFQSTTRDLSLIVPENFEAGRIYECIRGLNLKELKEFLPVDIYKDAKLNGAISLSLKFTFQDMEKTLEDDDINALMDKILSELKEKLNIGIR